From Mytilus edulis chromosome 8, xbMytEdul2.2, whole genome shotgun sequence, one genomic window encodes:
- the LOC139486662 gene encoding uncharacterized protein gives MAQCLGPLIKWPSKEKIKKHMPLSFRRKYPNTRVIIDATEFYVQRPRNPTAQSKTWSNYKSKNTFKTLVGITPNGAFSFISDLWTGNISDRSITERSGFIDLIEKGNHVMADRGFLIKDLLLSKGATLNMPPFTRPCKHGKGRCLTAKEIKESKSIASLRIHVERSIQRLKSYKF, from the coding sequence ATGGCACAATGTTTAGGACCACTTATTAAATGGCCATCTAaggaaaagattaaaaaacacATGCCTCTATCATTTCGTAGAAAATATCCTAACACTCGTGTAATCATCGATGCTACTGAATTTTATGTGCAGAGACCAAGAAACCCAACAGCACAGTCAAAAACGTGGTCAAATTACAAGTCAAAGAACACTTTTAAAACGCTTGTAGGTATAACACCAAATGGAGCTTTTTCGTTTATATCTGACTTATGGACTGGTAACATTTCTGATAGGAGCATTACTGAAAGAAGTGGATTCATTGATCTGATTGAAAAGGGGAATCATGTAATGGCTGACAGAGGTTTTTTAATCAAAGACTTATTATTATCAAAAGGTGCCACCTTAAATATGCCACCATTTACCAGACCATGTAAACATGGAAAAGGACGATGTCTTACGGCAAAGGAGATTAAGGAATCAAAATCCATAGCCTCTTTGAGAATACATGTAGAAAGATCAATCCAGAGACTGAAATCTTATAAATTCTGA